One window of Campylobacter sp. RM12651 genomic DNA carries:
- the nadE gene encoding NAD(+) synthase — MQNIKNQMISFANEILKNFNGAVLGLSGGLDSAIVLRILSECEKKPHCLIMPTNISNKTNLDDAINLANKYALKYEIINIQNILDEFIKASGSNDKVLIGNFAARIRMTLLYDYSAKHNLLVAGTSNKSELMLGYGTIWGDLACAFNILGDFYKSELFEFAKFLELPNNIISKKPSADLYEGQDDESDIGFTYTEIDKFLKNYEKNIIDNNYIKLLDRINKNKFKRENIKIFKRS; from the coding sequence ATGCAAAATATTAAAAATCAAATGATTTCATTTGCTAATGAAATATTAAAAAATTTTAATGGTGCTGTTTTAGGGCTTAGTGGTGGGCTTGATAGTGCTATTGTATTAAGAATATTAAGCGAGTGTGAAAAAAAGCCACATTGTCTTATAATGCCTACTAATATTTCAAATAAAACAAATCTTGATGACGCTATTAATTTAGCAAATAAATATGCTTTAAAATATGAAATTATAAATATTCAAAATATTTTAGATGAATTTATTAAAGCAAGTGGTTCTAATGATAAGGTATTAATAGGAAATTTTGCAGCTAGGATTAGAATGACTTTATTATATGATTATTCAGCTAAGCATAATTTATTAGTAGCAGGGACAAGCAATAAGAGTGAATTAATGTTAGGATATGGCACTATTTGGGGAGATTTAGCCTGTGCTTTTAATATTTTAGGTGATTTTTACAAGAGTGAATTATTTGAGTTTGCTAAATTTTTAGAACTACCTAATAATATAATTAGTAAAAAACCAAGCGCAGACCTTTATGAAGGTCAAGATGATGAGAGCGATATTGGTTTTACTTATACAGAAATTGATAAGTTTTTAAAAAATTATGAAAAAAATATAATTGATAATAATTATATAAAACTATTAGATAGAATAAATAAAAATAAGTTCAAAAGAGAAAATATAAAAATATTTAAAAGGTCATAA